One part of the Polycyclovorans algicola TG408 genome encodes these proteins:
- a CDS encoding dihydroorotase — MLITNAKIINEGRQFDADVLISGERIERIAPQISCPPGHEVYDAGGLTLIPGMIDDQVHFREPGLTHKGNLATESAAAAAGGITSVMDMPNNNPTITTRERLAEKYAMAAGRMHTNYAFYFGAANDNAEEVARLQPDEACAVKVFMGASTGNMLVDDPTTLSAIFSRSKLMVVTHCEDTPMILANEAAARERWGEDVPFDQHPLIRSEAACYASTELAVGLARQHGARLHVLHLTTAKELEFFAAGPVKDKRISVEACVHHLYFDQSSYATRGAKVKCNPAIKRAEDRAALVAAVKAGIIDVVATDHAPHTREEKDRTYFKAPAGLPLVQHALPMLMTLAARGELSLFDVVERTSHNVARLFGVRDRGFIREGAYADLALVDPNHSYLVDRSDVRYHCGWSPLEGDTLTGRVKTTWINGHKVYDDGVLVSQPRGARLRFSASF; from the coding sequence GTGCTGATCACCAACGCCAAAATTATCAATGAAGGTCGCCAGTTCGACGCTGATGTCCTGATTAGCGGGGAGCGCATCGAAAGAATCGCGCCGCAAATCAGCTGCCCGCCCGGACACGAGGTGTATGACGCCGGCGGCCTGACGCTGATCCCCGGCATGATTGACGATCAGGTGCACTTTCGCGAACCGGGGCTGACCCACAAGGGCAACCTCGCCACCGAGTCGGCGGCAGCAGCAGCAGGCGGCATCACCAGCGTGATGGACATGCCCAACAACAACCCGACCATCACCACCCGCGAAAGGCTGGCCGAAAAGTACGCCATGGCCGCCGGCCGCATGCACACCAACTACGCTTTTTACTTTGGCGCGGCCAACGACAACGCCGAGGAAGTGGCGCGCCTGCAGCCGGACGAAGCCTGCGCGGTCAAGGTGTTCATGGGCGCGTCCACCGGCAACATGCTGGTTGACGATCCGACCACGCTGTCGGCCATTTTTTCGCGCTCCAAGCTGATGGTGGTGACCCACTGCGAAGACACGCCGATGATCCTCGCCAATGAGGCCGCCGCGCGTGAGCGCTGGGGCGAGGACGTGCCGTTTGATCAGCATCCGCTGATCCGCTCGGAGGCGGCCTGCTATGCCTCCACCGAGCTTGCCGTGGGCTTGGCCAGGCAGCACGGCGCGCGACTGCACGTGCTGCACCTGACCACCGCCAAAGAGCTCGAATTCTTCGCCGCCGGCCCGGTCAAGGACAAGCGCATCAGCGTCGAGGCCTGCGTGCACCACCTGTATTTCGACCAGAGCAGCTATGCCACGCGCGGCGCCAAGGTGAAGTGCAACCCCGCCATCAAACGTGCCGAGGATCGCGCGGCGCTGGTGGCGGCGGTAAAGGCCGGCATCATCGATGTGGTCGCCACCGACCACGCGCCGCACACGCGCGAAGAAAAAGACCGCACCTACTTCAAGGCGCCGGCCGGGTTACCGCTGGTGCAGCACGCACTGCCGATGCTGATGACGCTGGCCGCTCGCGGCGAGCTGAGCCTTTTCGACGTGGTCGAGCGCACCAGCCATAACGTGGCGCGGCTGTTCGGCGTGCGTGACCGCGGCTTCATCCGCGAAGGCGCCTACGCCGATCTCGCACTGGTCGACCCAAATCACTCATATCTCGTTGACCGCAGCGACGTGCGGTACCACTGCGGTTGGTCACCATTGGAAGGCGACACCCTCACCGGCCGCGTGAAAACGACGTGGATCAACGGTCACAAGGTTTATGACGACGGCGTTCTGGTCAGCCAACCCCGCGGGGCAAGGCTACGCTTCTCGGCGTCTTTTTAG
- a CDS encoding 16S rRNA (uracil(1498)-N(3))-methyltransferase codes for MTRIHLPVTLREGDEHDLPEAAHRHLVQVLRLHAGDALTVFDGQGCEAPAALITAEKRHSRIRVGAVQRPVRESPLAVTLLQGVSKGERMDYTLQKAVELGVTAIQPLTTQRSMVKLDADRWAKKYAHWQGVIVSACEQSGRVVIPSLHPPASLDAALNALPDEVLRLALLPEHGRALRDLPPPESGVALLVGPEGGLDPTEIRLALDAGFTAVQLGPRVLRTETAGVATLAALQALWGDWGAG; via the coding sequence ATGACCCGCATCCATCTGCCGGTCACGTTGCGCGAAGGCGACGAGCACGACTTGCCCGAAGCCGCGCATCGACATCTGGTACAGGTGCTGCGGCTGCATGCCGGCGACGCACTGACGGTGTTCGACGGCCAAGGCTGCGAGGCCCCCGCCGCGCTGATCACTGCGGAAAAGCGCCACAGCCGCATCAGGGTTGGCGCCGTGCAGCGGCCCGTGCGTGAGTCGCCACTGGCGGTCACTTTGCTGCAAGGCGTGTCCAAGGGTGAGCGCATGGATTACACCCTGCAAAAGGCTGTTGAGCTGGGTGTGACCGCAATCCAGCCGCTCACCACACAGCGTTCGATGGTGAAGCTGGACGCCGACCGCTGGGCCAAAAAATATGCGCACTGGCAGGGCGTGATTGTCAGTGCCTGCGAGCAGTCGGGTCGGGTGGTGATCCCGTCACTGCATCCGCCGGCAAGCCTGGACGCGGCGCTGAACGCCCTGCCTGATGAGGTCTTGAGACTGGCCTTGCTGCCCGAGCACGGCCGAGCCCTGCGCGACTTGCCACCCCCTGAGTCGGGCGTGGCGCTGCTGGTCGGCCCCGAAGGCGGGCTGGACCCCACCGAGATTCGCCTGGCGCTGGATGCCGGCTTCACCGCCGTGCAGCTCGGCCCGCGTGTGCTGCGGACCGAGACCGCCGGGGTGGCGACACTGGCCGCCTTGCAGGCGTTGTGGGGCGATTGGGGAGCCGGGTGA
- a CDS encoding adenosylmethionine--8-amino-7-oxononanoate transaminase — translation MNPTSPDPANAASDLVSRSRAVVWHPCTQMKDHEWLPLVPVAKAEGVWLETPDGKRILDAVSSWWTNIFGHRHPVIVEHVKRQLDTLDHVMLAGFTHEPVVSLSEKLVALTPKGLSRCCYSDNGSSAVEVALKMSHHYWRNTGKPEKTRFATLTNSYHGETLGALAVGDTGLYRDTYAPLLLTPITLPSPDCSLMQDGGRGPGESWEDYSRRRFSDARRILEAHAETLSAVIIEPLLQCAGGMRMYHAVWIKLLREACDELGIHLIADEIATGFGRTGHMFACDHANITPDFMCLSKGITGGTLPLAVTMTNERVYEAFYDDYATGKAFLHSHSYTGNPLACAAALGTLAVFDECNWMAIVRGLGQLMWTQTAALRSHPHVAEVRQQGMVLAVELAASPHQRKPYPAGERRGLRAYQHALDKGVLLRPLGNTLYLMPPYVITPAEIGRLCEVLTEAVDVATRT, via the coding sequence ATGAATCCGACTTCCCCCGACCCGGCCAACGCCGCGTCCGACCTCGTCAGCCGCTCCCGCGCCGTGGTCTGGCACCCCTGTACGCAGATGAAAGACCACGAATGGCTACCGCTGGTGCCGGTCGCCAAGGCCGAGGGCGTGTGGCTGGAAACGCCCGATGGCAAGCGCATTCTCGATGCCGTCAGCTCGTGGTGGACCAACATTTTCGGCCACCGGCACCCGGTCATCGTCGAGCACGTCAAGCGCCAACTGGACACGCTCGATCACGTGATGCTCGCCGGCTTCACCCACGAGCCGGTGGTCAGCCTGTCCGAAAAGCTGGTGGCCCTTACGCCCAAGGGATTGAGCCGCTGCTGCTACAGCGACAATGGCTCGTCGGCGGTCGAAGTCGCGCTGAAGATGAGCCACCACTACTGGCGCAACACCGGCAAGCCCGAAAAGACCCGCTTCGCGACCTTGACCAACAGCTACCACGGCGAAACCCTGGGCGCACTGGCGGTCGGCGACACCGGTCTGTACCGCGATACTTACGCGCCGCTGCTGCTGACCCCCATCACCCTGCCCTCGCCCGATTGCAGCCTGATGCAGGATGGTGGTCGTGGTCCCGGTGAAAGCTGGGAGGACTACAGCCGCCGCCGCTTCAGCGACGCGCGGCGCATTCTCGAAGCCCATGCCGAGACCCTGTCGGCGGTGATCATCGAGCCACTGCTGCAATGCGCTGGCGGCATGCGCATGTATCACGCGGTGTGGATCAAGCTGCTGCGCGAAGCCTGCGATGAGCTGGGGATTCATCTGATCGCTGACGAAATCGCCACCGGATTCGGCCGAACCGGACACATGTTTGCCTGCGATCACGCCAACATCACGCCCGATTTCATGTGCCTGTCCAAGGGCATCACCGGCGGCACCCTGCCGCTGGCCGTCACCATGACCAACGAGCGCGTCTACGAAGCGTTCTACGACGATTACGCCACCGGCAAGGCCTTCCTGCATTCGCATTCCTACACCGGCAACCCGCTGGCCTGCGCCGCCGCGCTGGGCACCCTGGCGGTGTTCGACGAGTGCAACTGGATGGCCATCGTCCGCGGCCTGGGGCAGCTGATGTGGACCCAGACCGCCGCCTTGCGCAGCCATCCGCATGTGGCCGAAGTGCGCCAGCAGGGCATGGTGCTGGCGGTGGAGTTAGCGGCCTCGCCGCATCAGCGCAAGCCCTACCCGGCCGGCGAGCGGCGCGGTCTGCGCGCTTACCAACATGCGCTGGACAAGGGCGTGCTGCTGCGACCGCTGGGCAACACGCTCTACCTGATGCCGCCATACGTGATCACGCCAGCCGAGATCGGCCGACTATGCGAGGTGCTGACCGAAGCGGTTGACGTCGCCACCCGCACATGA
- the rsmI gene encoding 16S rRNA (cytidine(1402)-2'-O)-methyltransferase, whose translation MSNPESVARGHLYVVATPIGNLADLSPRAAAVLAGVDLILAEDTRNSWVLMQHAGITTPMAALHDHNERGLAESLIQRLEAGEALALISDAGTPLISDPGFVLVRQVRDAGLPVMTVPGPCALIAALSIAGLPTDRFTFVGFLPAKTSARRSALAPLGALTETWVCYESSHRIADTLADMEAVLGADRDVLLARELTKRFEQSVRLPLGALRAWLAEDPMHEKGEFVLCVAGAAAASDADRQLTEGRRLMARLVQELPASRAARIAAELSGAPRKQLYVESLAEPDA comes from the coding sequence ATGTCGAACCCCGAATCGGTCGCCCGCGGCCATCTCTATGTTGTGGCAACGCCCATCGGCAATCTGGCCGACCTGAGTCCGCGCGCGGCCGCTGTGCTGGCGGGGGTTGACCTGATCCTTGCCGAGGACACCCGCAACAGCTGGGTGCTGATGCAACACGCTGGTATCACCACGCCAATGGCGGCACTGCACGACCATAACGAGCGCGGGCTGGCCGAGTCACTGATCCAACGTCTTGAGGCCGGCGAAGCGCTGGCGCTGATCTCGGATGCGGGGACGCCGCTGATCTCGGACCCCGGCTTCGTGTTGGTGCGCCAAGTGCGTGATGCCGGTTTACCGGTGATGACCGTCCCCGGCCCCTGTGCGCTGATTGCCGCGCTGTCGATTGCCGGGCTGCCGACCGACCGCTTCACCTTCGTCGGCTTTCTGCCCGCCAAAACCAGCGCCCGCCGCAGCGCCCTGGCGCCGCTGGGGGCGCTCACTGAAACGTGGGTCTGCTACGAGTCCAGTCATCGCATTGCCGACACCCTGGCCGACATGGAAGCCGTGCTCGGCGCCGACCGCGACGTGCTGCTGGCGCGTGAACTGACCAAGCGCTTCGAGCAGAGCGTTCGCCTGCCACTGGGTGCCCTGCGCGCTTGGCTGGCCGAAGACCCGATGCATGAGAAGGGCGAGTTCGTGCTGTGTGTGGCAGGCGCCGCGGCCGCTTCGGATGCCGATCGTCAACTGACTGAAGGGCGCCGCCTCATGGCGCGACTGGTGCAGGAACTGCCCGCCTCGCGCGCGGCGCGCATCGCGGCCGAACTGAGCGGTGCGCCGCGCAAGCAGCTCTACGTCGAGTCACTCGCCGAGCCCGACGCCTGA
- a CDS encoding penicillin-binding protein activator yields the protein MRSTSKQRELRPLATFLALAAITGLIAGCVGAPIQAPQRPAPAPSPPMQTTPEPEPPSGATAPLPLPSMRPVPSLPPAPPRSAELDAAEAALNVGDLEQAKSRINAVFDQSLDPEQLPYLQLINARIAAAEGRPNAVLERLPVAMISAELAAATEGLRADALRELGDFVGAIHAWSERGRWLQGEAREANQEQLWSDLMRAPLTPSDLDRARALGGDVEGWIALGLVARQPAADALDRWRDDYPNHPGQARFETLDSPDGDGRFTQMPLPFGGEWAVLLPLSGPLQSIGEVIRDGWIAAYLKAGAVAPVRFYDAGSTPDEALSAFDQALANGAAIVIGPLRRESVAAIAQRGPLPVPVVALNQLPADMAWVPNLYQFALAPEDEARAAADHAVSQGLRTAVSLLPDNDWGARVEQAFRDRIEALGGRLLSSRRYAPGTDDFSTSIKALMQIGESESRHRQVSAMLGERPVFETRRRADVDFVFFAGRPTDGRLIWSQFRFHRAQDLPAYATSMIYEPGMRPGIDLAGSRFCDMPWMFDDALGTQSPLAGVAQTLPSNGNQSRLFAMGVDAFALASSVARGQASLGYSVIGSTGELWFDVNGAVQRRLDCARFTTRGIDLLPRATDPGRVRVEDRYLEQLRVEDGVRGSAW from the coding sequence ATGAGATCGACGTCAAAACAACGAGAATTGCGGCCGCTGGCCACCTTTTTGGCCTTGGCCGCAATCACCGGCCTGATCGCCGGTTGTGTCGGCGCGCCGATACAGGCCCCGCAGCGCCCGGCCCCTGCACCGTCACCGCCGATGCAGACCACCCCCGAGCCCGAGCCGCCGTCTGGCGCCACTGCGCCGTTGCCACTGCCGTCGATGCGACCGGTGCCCTCGTTGCCGCCCGCGCCGCCCCGCAGCGCCGAGTTGGATGCCGCTGAAGCGGCGCTCAACGTCGGTGACCTGGAGCAGGCGAAGTCGCGCATCAATGCGGTGTTTGATCAATCGCTTGACCCTGAGCAGTTGCCTTATCTACAACTGATCAACGCCCGCATTGCTGCGGCCGAGGGCCGGCCCAATGCGGTCCTTGAGCGTTTGCCGGTGGCGATGATCAGTGCCGAACTGGCCGCCGCGACCGAAGGCCTGCGTGCGGATGCCCTGCGTGAGCTCGGTGATTTCGTCGGTGCGATTCACGCCTGGTCCGAGCGTGGCCGGTGGTTGCAGGGCGAGGCGCGGGAGGCCAATCAGGAACAACTCTGGTCGGACTTGATGCGCGCGCCGCTGACGCCCAGCGACCTTGATCGGGCGCGCGCGCTCGGAGGCGATGTCGAAGGCTGGATCGCACTCGGTCTGGTGGCGCGACAACCGGCGGCTGATGCATTGGACCGCTGGCGCGACGATTACCCGAATCACCCCGGGCAGGCGCGCTTCGAAACCCTGGACAGTCCCGACGGGGACGGCCGCTTCACCCAGATGCCGCTGCCGTTCGGGGGCGAGTGGGCGGTGCTGCTGCCATTGAGTGGCCCGTTACAGAGCATTGGTGAGGTGATTCGGGATGGCTGGATCGCCGCTTACCTGAAGGCCGGTGCCGTGGCGCCGGTCCGCTTTTATGACGCGGGCAGCACGCCGGATGAGGCGCTCAGTGCATTTGATCAGGCGCTGGCGAACGGCGCCGCCATAGTGATCGGGCCGCTGCGCCGCGAGTCGGTGGCCGCCATCGCCCAGCGTGGCCCATTGCCGGTGCCGGTGGTTGCCCTCAACCAGTTGCCTGCCGACATGGCCTGGGTGCCCAACCTGTACCAGTTCGCGCTGGCGCCCGAAGATGAGGCGCGCGCTGCGGCCGATCACGCCGTGAGCCAGGGCCTGCGCACGGCCGTGAGCCTGCTGCCCGACAACGACTGGGGCGCGCGCGTCGAGCAAGCCTTTCGTGATCGCATCGAAGCCCTCGGCGGGCGCTTGCTGAGCAGCCGTCGTTATGCGCCGGGCACCGATGATTTTTCGACTTCCATCAAGGCCTTGATGCAGATTGGCGAAAGTGAGTCGCGCCATCGTCAAGTCAGCGCCATGCTCGGTGAGCGCCCGGTATTTGAGACCCGCCGCCGCGCCGATGTCGATTTCGTGTTCTTTGCCGGTCGCCCCACCGACGGGCGGCTGATTTGGAGCCAGTTCCGCTTTCACCGTGCACAAGATCTGCCCGCCTACGCCACCTCAATGATCTACGAGCCGGGTATGCGGCCGGGCATTGACCTTGCCGGCAGCCGTTTTTGCGACATGCCGTGGATGTTTGACGACGCCCTCGGCACGCAAAGTCCGCTGGCAGGGGTGGCGCAGACGCTCCCGAGCAACGGCAATCAGTCGCGCCTGTTCGCGATGGGCGTAGATGCCTTCGCGCTGGCCTCCAGTGTCGCGCGAGGTCAGGCCAGTCTCGGTTACAGCGTCATTGGCAGCACCGGTGAGCTCTGGTTTGACGTCAACGGCGCGGTCCAGCGACGACTCGACTGCGCGCGCTTCACCACCCGGGGCATCGACCTGCTGCCGCGCGCCACCGACCCCGGCCGTGTCAGGGTTGAAGATCGCTACCTTGAACAATTGCGCGTCGAGGACGGCGTTCGCGGCTCGGCGTGGTAA
- a CDS encoding YraN family protein, with protein MVIDRLRALARGRQAEDRAAQYLRRAGLQILARNARFKAGELDLIALDGEQLVFVEVRARAISRFGTAADSITATKQARLVRAAQAWLQQQRAHQHRAVRFDVMAFDGSAEPQWIRHAFEVAG; from the coding sequence GTGGTAATTGATCGCCTGCGCGCGCTGGCGCGGGGGCGACAGGCCGAAGACCGGGCGGCGCAGTATTTGCGGCGCGCCGGTCTCCAGATCCTGGCGCGCAATGCGCGATTCAAGGCTGGCGAACTGGACCTGATCGCGCTCGACGGCGAGCAATTGGTGTTCGTCGAAGTGCGCGCCCGCGCAATCAGCCGTTTCGGTACCGCTGCTGACAGCATCACCGCCACCAAACAGGCGCGTCTGGTGCGCGCCGCGCAAGCGTGGTTGCAGCAGCAACGCGCGCACCAACATCGCGCCGTTCGCTTTGATGTCATGGCCTTTGACGGCAGCGCCGAACCGCAGTGGATCCGCCACGCCTTCGAGGTGGCCGGCTAA
- a CDS encoding FAD-binding oxidoreductase: MIGHIEAVLASLRATLPAERVMTDAADCLAYGYDNSRRCAAPQAVVVALNAEDVALTVRACREHAVPLTVRGRGTNTTGASVPVAGGVVLTLERMNRVIEYRPADRLMVVEPGVLNAEVQRIAEADGLFWAPDPTSAAYSTVGGNLACGAGGPRAVKYGTARDAVLGLRAVTGNGDLIRSGGETTKGVVGYDLTRLLIGSEGTLAVITEATLKLLPRPTERRMLRACYVDTTAAIAAVVRLMGQADLPCAVEFMDGAAVALAQAWRDTGVPAATGALLLIEVDGSAASVSLTQQAVAAVAAAGDGVVAVDVAETAAHAEALWACRKALSPSLRKLAPKKVNEDVAVPVSRLPLLLAEVEAIAASGGLQIVNFGHAGNGNIHVNILADPDDPAQMSAITPALSRLFRKVLDLGGTLSGEHGVGIDKREFVAWEIDAVTLALMHSLKRVFDPVGILNPGKTLPGP, from the coding sequence ATGATAGGCCACATCGAGGCCGTACTTGCGTCTTTGCGCGCCACCTTGCCGGCCGAGCGGGTGATGACCGACGCCGCCGATTGCCTGGCCTATGGTTACGACAACTCGCGTCGCTGCGCCGCGCCGCAGGCGGTGGTGGTCGCCCTGAATGCCGAGGATGTGGCATTGACCGTGCGCGCCTGCCGCGAGCATGCCGTGCCGCTGACCGTGCGCGGCCGAGGCACCAACACCACCGGTGCCAGCGTGCCGGTCGCAGGCGGTGTGGTGCTGACTTTGGAGCGGATGAACCGCGTGATCGAGTATCGACCGGCGGACCGGTTGATGGTGGTCGAGCCCGGCGTGCTCAACGCCGAGGTGCAGCGCATTGCCGAGGCCGATGGTCTGTTCTGGGCGCCGGATCCGACCAGTGCGGCCTATTCGACTGTGGGGGGCAACCTCGCCTGCGGTGCCGGCGGGCCGCGCGCGGTCAAGTACGGCACCGCGCGGGATGCGGTGCTCGGGCTCAGGGCGGTGACCGGCAACGGCGACCTGATTCGCAGCGGCGGTGAAACCACCAAGGGCGTCGTCGGCTATGACCTGACACGGCTGCTGATCGGCAGTGAAGGCACGCTGGCGGTGATCACCGAGGCGACCCTCAAACTGCTGCCGCGCCCCACCGAGCGCCGCATGTTGCGCGCCTGCTACGTTGACACCACGGCCGCCATCGCCGCCGTGGTACGCCTGATGGGCCAAGCCGATCTGCCCTGCGCGGTGGAGTTCATGGACGGCGCCGCCGTGGCCCTCGCGCAGGCCTGGCGTGATACCGGGGTGCCTGCCGCAACCGGCGCGCTGCTGCTGATCGAGGTGGACGGCAGCGCCGCGTCGGTGAGCTTGACCCAGCAAGCCGTGGCGGCGGTTGCGGCCGCCGGCGATGGGGTGGTGGCCGTCGATGTTGCCGAGACAGCGGCGCATGCCGAGGCGCTCTGGGCATGTCGCAAGGCGCTGTCGCCGTCGCTGCGCAAACTGGCACCCAAGAAGGTCAACGAAGACGTCGCGGTGCCGGTCAGCCGTCTGCCGCTATTGCTGGCCGAGGTCGAGGCGATCGCCGCATCGGGCGGCTTGCAGATCGTCAACTTCGGCCATGCCGGCAACGGCAACATTCACGTCAACATCCTTGCCGACCCGGATGATCCGGCGCAGATGAGTGCCATCACGCCTGCGCTGTCACGATTGTTCCGCAAAGTGCTTGATCTGGGGGGCACGTTGTCGGGGGAGCACGGCGTGGGTATCGACAAGCGTGAGTTCGTTGCCTGGGAGATTGATGCGGTGACACTGGCACTGATGCACTCACTGAAGCGGGTGTTTGATCCGGTGGGGATTCTGAATCCGGGGAAGACGTTGCCGGGACCTTAG
- a CDS encoding lipopolysaccharide assembly protein LapA domain-containing protein translates to MRFIYLILIILISAVIFVFTLQNLGAITVSFLHWQMRTPLSITIVVIYFLGMLTGGSLVSLIKSWIRGSTREPRSPT, encoded by the coding sequence ATGCGATTCATTTACCTGATCCTGATCATCCTGATTTCTGCAGTGATCTTCGTGTTCACCTTACAGAATCTGGGTGCGATCACCGTGTCGTTCCTGCACTGGCAGATGCGTACGCCGCTGTCGATCACCATCGTGGTGATTTACTTTCTGGGCATGCTCACCGGTGGGTCGCTGGTGTCGTTGATCAAGTCGTGGATTCGTGGGTCGACGCGGGAGCCGCGGAGTCCGACTTGA
- a CDS encoding ClpXP protease specificity-enhancing factor: protein MKARSRRPYLVRAIYDWTLEHGFTAHLLVAADFPGVKVPLSYVKDGRITLNISPTAVVNLNLLADMVWFSARFGGRSQEVLVPYGAVLAIFARENGEGVVFGEVEHADPADPSAPPPGDGPRPTTPPPPSSGDEGKSKRSHLRVVK, encoded by the coding sequence ATGAAAGCTCGCAGCCGCCGCCCTTATCTTGTCCGCGCGATCTACGACTGGACCCTGGAACATGGTTTCACCGCCCACCTGCTGGTGGCCGCCGATTTCCCCGGGGTCAAGGTGCCCCTGAGCTACGTCAAAGACGGGCGGATCACGCTCAACATCAGCCCGACCGCCGTGGTCAACCTCAATTTGCTGGCCGACATGGTCTGGTTCAGCGCCCGCTTCGGCGGTCGCTCGCAGGAGGTGCTGGTGCCCTATGGCGCGGTGCTGGCCATCTTTGCCCGCGAGAATGGTGAGGGCGTGGTCTTCGGTGAAGTTGAACACGCCGATCCTGCCGACCCCAGCGCGCCGCCACCCGGTGACGGCCCGCGACCGACCACCCCGCCACCGCCCTCCAGCGGCGACGAGGGCAAATCCAAACGTTCACATTTGCGGGTCGTGAAATAA
- a CDS encoding glutathione S-transferase N-terminal domain-containing protein, producing MSGFSMGVTPKRRVRAAPFRPLRVFGLEADPATRWVRIVLAEKLQHDAHFEAVDVRRPPEDLIALNPGMRLPMLLDREVCVVEAGIIVEYLNERFPHPPLMPSDPAGRARMRLLLSQLWQAQARKAATGKTDACRDMLLTLAPLMSAKGLAIAPGLHLGDTALAALLPGWLRADMALPASLASRVEACYSALMRRAAVHSVPL from the coding sequence ATGAGCGGTTTTTCTATGGGCGTCACCCCCAAACGACGGGTCCGCGCCGCCCCGTTCCGGCCCCTGCGGGTCTTCGGCCTGGAAGCGGACCCTGCCACGCGCTGGGTGAGGATCGTGCTGGCCGAAAAACTGCAGCACGACGCCCACTTTGAGGCGGTCGATGTCAGGCGGCCTCCCGAAGACCTGATCGCCCTCAACCCCGGCATGCGCCTGCCGATGCTTCTCGACCGTGAAGTCTGCGTGGTTGAGGCAGGCATCATCGTCGAGTACCTCAACGAACGCTTTCCGCACCCGCCGTTGATGCCCTCAGATCCTGCCGGCCGTGCGCGCATGCGGCTCCTGCTGTCGCAGCTGTGGCAGGCACAGGCGCGCAAAGCTGCCACCGGCAAAACCGATGCCTGCCGCGACATGTTGCTGACACTGGCGCCGCTGATGAGCGCCAAGGGGCTGGCCATCGCCCCCGGGCTGCACCTCGGCGACACGGCACTGGCGGCACTACTGCCGGGCTGGCTACGCGCCGACATGGCGTTGCCCGCCTCGCTCGCGAGCCGCGTCGAAGCCTGCTACTCGGCCCTGATGCGGCGGGCTGCAGTACACTCGGTTCCATTATGA
- a CDS encoding cytochrome c1: MKSLFLTAGALALGLMASSAATAAGGGAMPFSYSPDPGNTASLQRGARNFTAYCAACHSMKLMRYSRVGDDLNIPEEMLQANLMFNTDATGDMMMAASADGAASWFGQKPPDLSLTARARTPSWVYSYLMSFYVDAERPLGVNNTVLAGASMPHVLWELQGWQVKPDAEEGDAAADDDGHGGGSPNGLELATEGQLSPKEYQAFVGDLVNFMAYAAEPGRAGRQQLGVKVLLFLLVFTFLAYLLKKEYWRDIH, translated from the coding sequence ATGAAAAGTCTGTTCTTGACTGCAGGGGCGCTCGCCCTGGGCCTCATGGCCAGTTCCGCTGCCACTGCAGCCGGCGGTGGTGCGATGCCGTTCAGCTATTCGCCCGACCCCGGCAACACCGCATCGTTGCAACGCGGCGCCCGCAATTTCACCGCCTACTGCGCGGCCTGCCACTCAATGAAGCTGATGCGCTACAGCCGCGTCGGGGACGACCTGAACATTCCGGAAGAAATGCTTCAGGCCAACCTGATGTTCAACACTGACGCGACCGGCGACATGATGATGGCGGCCAGTGCCGACGGTGCCGCCAGCTGGTTTGGCCAGAAGCCGCCCGACCTGTCACTGACGGCTCGTGCACGCACGCCGTCGTGGGTCTACAGCTACCTGATGAGCTTCTATGTCGATGCCGAGCGGCCGCTTGGCGTCAACAACACCGTGCTCGCCGGCGCCTCGATGCCGCACGTGCTGTGGGAGCTCCAGGGATGGCAGGTCAAGCCCGACGCCGAAGAAGGTGACGCGGCGGCCGACGACGATGGTCACGGCGGCGGTTCGCCCAACGGCCTTGAGCTGGCCACTGAAGGCCAGCTGTCACCCAAGGAATATCAGGCATTTGTGGGCGATCTGGTCAATTTCATGGCCTATGCCGCAGAGCCAGGACGGGCCGGTCGTCAGCAGTTGGGCGTGAAGGTCCTGCTCTTTCTGCTGGTGTTCACCTTCCTTGCCTACCTGCTGAAGAAAGAGTACTGGCGCGACATTCATTGA